From the genome of Halomonas sp. MCCC 1A13316, one region includes:
- the fdnG gene encoding formate dehydrogenase-N subunit alpha: protein MTLRVTRRQFFKLGAAGMATSSMAMMGFAPEPAVASIRHFKLTGAKITRSNCTYCSVGCGVLLYSRGDGAINSVDDIYHVEGDPDHPVSRGSLCPKGAGLLDYVKSDSRLRYPMVREAGSDEWKRIGWDEALDRIARHMKDDRDANFVAEDEDGNTVNRWTTTGMLAASASTNETAYLTQKVVRSLGMVAFDNQARVUHGPTVAGLAPTFGRGAMTNHWVDIRNADLIIAMGGNPAEAHPVGFRWVMEARQYNDARLVVVDPRFNRTAAVADYYAEIRTGSDIAFLGGLIHYLIESGQFHREYVSAYTDASLIVSPEFGFEDGLFSGYDVDTGKYDKTSWRYEHDENGHARRDETLQHPRCVFQLMRRHYSRYTLDVVHSVCGTPPDKIQRVWDMVAETSVADRSMTFLYALGWTQHSIGSQIIRTAAIVQLLLGNMGMRGGGVNALRGHSNIQGLTDLGLLSNLLPGYLKLPQSDEQSYDGYIGDRARPPLVEDEVSYWHHYERFHVSLMKAWYGEAASQENDWCYDWLPKLGQPLYDVLHTFERMHRGEVNGYICQGFNPLAAFPHKAKNTEALSRLKYLVVIDPLRTETAEFWKNHGEYHDVNPEAIDTEVFRLPTTCFAEEDGTIVNSSRWLQWFWSAAPPPGESRADTAIVAGIFLRLKRLYQDEGGAFPEPILNLQWPYRYREEPSPEELAREYNGWAIEDVYDEERNLVVRAGEQLSDFGMLRDDGSTACGCWLFAGCWPREGNLMVRRDNSDPYGTGQTLGWAWAWPANRRILYNRASARPDGSPWSQRKAVVWWNGERWVGNDVPDFPVGSPPEAGLGPFIMNQTGRGQIFARDRMNEGPFPEHYEPFETPIANNPLHPDNPRAKHNPAARVFEQDRENFGTLEEFPHAATSYRLTEHFHYWTMHNRLNAIAQPEKFVEIGERLAEELGIAKGDRVRVSSKRGHIEAVAVVTKRIRPLQVAGRTVHQVGIPLHWGFLGETKKSYLTNTLTPFVGDANTQTPEFKSFLVRVDKV from the coding sequence ATGACACTACGGGTGACACGCAGACAATTCTTCAAGCTCGGCGCAGCGGGAATGGCCACGTCCAGCATGGCCATGATGGGCTTCGCCCCGGAGCCCGCCGTCGCCTCGATACGCCATTTCAAGCTGACCGGCGCCAAGATCACGCGCAGCAACTGTACCTACTGCTCGGTGGGCTGCGGCGTGCTGCTCTATAGCCGGGGTGACGGAGCCATCAATAGCGTCGACGACATCTACCACGTCGAGGGCGATCCGGATCATCCAGTGAGCCGAGGGTCGCTTTGCCCCAAGGGCGCCGGCCTGCTCGACTACGTCAAGAGCGACTCCCGGCTGCGCTACCCCATGGTGCGGGAAGCCGGCAGCGACGAGTGGAAGCGGATCGGCTGGGACGAGGCGCTGGATCGCATTGCGCGCCACATGAAGGACGACCGCGACGCCAACTTCGTCGCCGAGGACGAAGACGGCAATACCGTCAATCGCTGGACCACGACCGGCATGCTGGCGGCCTCGGCCTCGACCAACGAAACCGCCTACCTGACGCAGAAGGTGGTACGCAGCCTCGGCATGGTGGCCTTCGACAACCAGGCGCGCGTCTGACACGGACCGACGGTGGCAGGTCTTGCCCCAACATTCGGTCGCGGTGCCATGACCAATCACTGGGTCGATATCCGCAACGCCGATCTGATTATCGCCATGGGCGGCAATCCCGCCGAAGCCCATCCCGTAGGCTTTCGCTGGGTGATGGAGGCGCGCCAGTACAACGATGCCAGACTGGTGGTCGTAGACCCCCGCTTCAATCGCACGGCGGCGGTTGCCGACTATTACGCCGAGATCCGCACCGGCAGCGATATCGCCTTCCTCGGTGGGCTGATCCATTACCTGATCGAGTCCGGACAGTTTCACCGGGAGTATGTGAGTGCCTATACCGATGCCAGCCTGATCGTCAGCCCCGAGTTCGGCTTCGAGGACGGCCTGTTCAGCGGCTACGACGTCGACACGGGTAAGTACGACAAGACGAGCTGGCGCTATGAGCATGACGAGAACGGCCATGCCCGGCGCGATGAAACGCTGCAGCATCCACGCTGTGTCTTCCAGCTGATGCGCCGGCACTACAGCCGCTACACGCTCGACGTGGTGCATTCAGTGTGTGGCACACCACCCGACAAGATCCAGCGAGTGTGGGACATGGTCGCCGAAACCTCGGTTGCCGACAGGAGCATGACCTTTCTCTATGCACTGGGCTGGACGCAGCACTCGATCGGCTCGCAGATCATCCGTACCGCCGCCATCGTCCAGCTATTGCTGGGCAACATGGGCATGCGCGGCGGCGGGGTCAATGCCCTGCGCGGCCACTCCAACATTCAGGGACTGACCGATCTGGGCCTGCTCTCCAACCTGCTGCCGGGCTACCTCAAGCTGCCCCAATCGGATGAACAGTCCTATGACGGCTATATCGGCGATCGCGCCCGGCCGCCGTTGGTGGAGGACGAGGTCTCCTACTGGCACCACTACGAGCGCTTCCACGTCAGCCTGATGAAGGCTTGGTACGGCGAGGCCGCCAGTCAGGAAAACGACTGGTGCTACGACTGGCTGCCCAAGCTGGGACAGCCCCTCTACGATGTGCTGCACACATTCGAGCGCATGCACCGGGGCGAGGTTAACGGCTACATCTGCCAGGGCTTCAATCCGCTGGCGGCCTTCCCCCACAAGGCCAAGAACACCGAAGCCCTGTCGCGGCTGAAATATTTAGTGGTGATCGATCCGCTGCGCACCGAAACGGCGGAATTCTGGAAAAATCACGGCGAATATCATGACGTGAACCCCGAGGCGATCGACACCGAAGTTTTCCGCCTGCCGACCACCTGCTTCGCCGAGGAGGACGGCACCATCGTCAACAGTTCTCGCTGGCTGCAGTGGTTCTGGTCAGCGGCGCCGCCGCCCGGAGAGTCGCGTGCCGATACGGCGATCGTGGCCGGCATATTTCTGCGTCTCAAACGGCTCTACCAAGATGAGGGCGGCGCCTTCCCCGAGCCGATCCTCAATCTGCAGTGGCCCTACCGCTATCGCGAGGAGCCGAGCCCCGAGGAGCTGGCCCGGGAATACAACGGCTGGGCGATCGAGGACGTCTACGACGAAGAGCGCAACCTGGTGGTGCGCGCTGGCGAGCAGCTCTCCGATTTCGGCATGCTGCGCGACGACGGCTCCACCGCCTGTGGCTGCTGGCTGTTCGCCGGCTGCTGGCCGCGCGAGGGCAACCTGATGGTCAGGCGCGACAACTCCGACCCCTATGGCACCGGCCAAACGCTGGGCTGGGCCTGGGCCTGGCCGGCCAATCGCCGCATTTTGTACAACCGAGCCAGCGCACGGCCCGACGGCTCTCCCTGGTCGCAACGCAAGGCCGTGGTGTGGTGGAACGGCGAGCGCTGGGTCGGCAATGACGTACCCGACTTCCCGGTGGGCTCACCGCCGGAGGCGGGCCTGGGCCCCTTCATCATGAACCAGACCGGCCGCGGCCAGATCTTCGCTCGCGACCGCATGAACGAGGGGCCCTTCCCGGAGCACTACGAGCCCTTCGAGACACCCATCGCCAACAATCCGCTGCATCCGGACAACCCGCGCGCCAAGCACAACCCCGCGGCGCGGGTGTTCGAGCAGGATCGGGAGAACTTCGGCACCCTGGAGGAGTTCCCTCACGCCGCCACCAGCTATCGCCTGACCGAGCATTTCCATTACTGGACGATGCACAACCGGCTCAATGCCATCGCTCAGCCGGAGAAGTTCGTCGAGATCGGCGAACGCCTGGCAGAAGAGCTGGGCATCGCCAAGGGCGACCGAGTGCGGGTCAGCTCCAAGCGCGGCCATATTGAAGCAGTGGCGGTGGTGACCAAGCGCATCCGTCCGCTGCAGGTAGCAGGGCGCACCGTGCACCAGGTGGGTATTCCGTTGCACTGGGGCTTTCTCGGCGAGACGAAGAAGTCTTACCTGACCAATACCCTGACGCCCTTCGTCGGCGACGCCAACACCCAGACGCCGGAGTTCAAGTCGTTCTTGGTGCGGGTCGACAAAGTGTGA
- a CDS encoding L,D-transpeptidase, producing the protein MNRAFFQAAALTAGFLTFGPTAQANLPASLDGMQAGQPTLWQVLDAVAMPEGLTADEVWLSIDLRTRQVRVMRGETVITRIEHLAFGAGGAAPLRAKGSSMTPLGEFRVDRINRASRFGLFFGFDYPNAQVAEEALNTGKITLQEYWYIENYRARHGRAPHTTSLGGLIGIHGLGRGDPLVHESFDWTEGCVAVSNEEIRALDPWLRIGTRVVING; encoded by the coding sequence ATGAACAGGGCATTCTTCCAGGCTGCCGCCTTGACGGCAGGCTTCTTGACGTTCGGACCGACGGCACAGGCCAATCTTCCCGCTTCTCTCGATGGCATGCAGGCCGGCCAGCCGACGCTTTGGCAGGTGCTGGATGCTGTGGCCATGCCCGAGGGGCTGACCGCCGACGAGGTCTGGCTCAGCATTGACCTGCGCACCCGCCAGGTAAGGGTGATGCGCGGCGAGACTGTGATCACGCGCATCGAGCATCTGGCCTTCGGTGCCGGCGGCGCAGCGCCGCTGCGGGCCAAGGGCAGCTCGATGACGCCGCTGGGTGAGTTTCGCGTCGACCGCATCAACCGGGCCTCGCGCTTCGGGCTGTTCTTCGGCTTCGACTATCCCAACGCCCAGGTCGCCGAAGAAGCGCTGAACACCGGCAAGATCACCTTGCAGGAGTACTGGTACATCGAGAATTACCGCGCGCGCCATGGCCGGGCGCCGCATACCACCTCGCTGGGCGGGCTGATCGGCATTCACGGCCTGGGCAGAGGCGACCCCCTCGTTCACGAGAGTTTCGACTGGACCGAAGGCTGCGTAGCGGTCAGCAACGAGGAGATTCGCGCGCTGGACCCGTGGCTGCGGATCGGTACTAGGGTAGTGATCAACGGTTAG
- a CDS encoding formate dehydrogenase subunit gamma: protein MSLAKSDPALLRYGVWIRLNHWLVAISFVLLVLSGLPFFHPFFWSLTALFGGPTMTRILHPWIGLFLVLMFVPMAIHFFRESIIRRRDVQWLKQIRDVLANRDEKLPPVGKNNAGQKLVYWIMLGCIFLLLITGLLIWQPYFADAIPITLRRLASLGHAFAAFLAIITLVIHVYSGIWVKGSFQAMVRGRVSWAWARHHHGLWYEEEREKARKHRAISRRHDTPTNRQESP, encoded by the coding sequence ATGAGCCTGGCCAAATCGGATCCCGCACTGCTGCGCTACGGCGTATGGATCCGCCTCAATCACTGGCTCGTCGCGATCAGCTTCGTGCTGCTGGTGCTCAGCGGGCTGCCGTTCTTCCATCCCTTCTTCTGGTCGCTAACGGCGCTGTTCGGCGGGCCCACCATGACGCGCATCCTGCATCCTTGGATCGGCTTGTTCCTGGTTCTGATGTTCGTGCCCATGGCGATCCATTTTTTTCGGGAAAGCATAATCCGCCGCCGCGACGTCCAATGGCTCAAGCAGATCCGCGACGTGCTGGCCAATCGCGACGAAAAGCTGCCGCCGGTGGGCAAGAACAACGCCGGCCAGAAGCTGGTGTACTGGATCATGCTCGGCTGCATCTTCCTGCTGCTGATCACCGGCCTGCTGATCTGGCAGCCCTACTTCGCGGACGCCATCCCCATCACCCTGCGTCGGCTGGCGTCGCTGGGGCATGCCTTCGCCGCCTTTCTCGCCATCATTACCTTGGTCATCCACGTTTACTCGGGGATCTGGGTCAAGGGCTCGTTCCAGGCCATGGTGCGCGGCCGAGTCAGTTGGGCCTGGGCACGTCATCACCATGGCCTCTGGTACGAAGAGGAGCGCGAGAAGGCACGCAAGCATCGCGCGATCAGCCGTCGCCATGACACGCCCACGAATCGACAGGAGTCACCGTGA
- the fdxH gene encoding formate dehydrogenase subunit beta, producing MRGDQINLQNVIARSATQVESPQQRDGGVERVTKLIDVSRCIGCKACQVACAEWNDLRDEVGECVGEYDNPLDLTPDTWQVMRFNEYEDEQGNLEWLIRKDNCMHCAEPGCLEACPAPGAIVQYANGIVDFNSEHCIGCGYCVSGCPFDVPRISKQDHKAYKCTLCSDRVFHGLEPACVKSCPTGSIMFGTREDMLHLAEERTNFLKRRGHDNAGVYNPEGVDGTHVIYVLQHADKPEIYSGLPEDPRISPLVDAWKGVTKPLASIAIGVAALTGFFHYATAGPKEHGEKDEAAVREDEAREREQEERP from the coding sequence ATGAGAGGCGATCAGATCAATCTGCAGAACGTCATCGCCCGCTCGGCGACTCAGGTGGAATCCCCTCAACAGCGTGACGGCGGGGTGGAGCGGGTGACCAAGCTGATCGACGTATCGCGCTGCATCGGCTGCAAGGCATGCCAGGTGGCCTGCGCCGAGTGGAACGACCTGCGCGACGAGGTCGGCGAGTGCGTCGGCGAGTACGACAACCCCCTCGACCTCACGCCCGATACCTGGCAGGTGATGCGCTTCAACGAGTACGAGGACGAGCAGGGCAATCTCGAGTGGCTGATCCGCAAGGACAACTGCATGCACTGCGCCGAGCCGGGCTGCCTCGAGGCGTGCCCGGCCCCCGGAGCGATCGTGCAGTACGCCAACGGCATCGTCGACTTCAATTCGGAGCATTGCATCGGCTGCGGCTACTGCGTGTCGGGTTGTCCCTTCGATGTGCCGCGCATCTCAAAGCAGGATCACAAGGCCTACAAGTGCACGCTGTGCTCCGACCGGGTGTTTCACGGCCTGGAGCCCGCCTGCGTCAAGTCATGCCCTACCGGCTCGATCATGTTCGGCACCCGCGAGGACATGCTGCACCTGGCCGAGGAGCGCACGAATTTTCTCAAGCGCCGCGGGCACGACAACGCTGGTGTGTACAACCCCGAGGGGGTAGACGGCACTCACGTGATCTACGTGCTGCAGCACGCCGACAAGCCGGAAATCTACAGCGGTCTGCCCGAGGATCCGCGCATCAGCCCGCTGGTCGACGCCTGGAAGGGCGTCACCAAGCCGCTGGCCTCGATCGCCATCGGAGTGGCGGCGTTGACCGGTTTCTTCCACTACGCGACCGCTGGCCCCAAGGAACATGGAGAGAAGGACGAAGCGGCGGTGCGCGAAGACGAAGCCCGCGAACGCGAGCAGGAGGAGCGCCCATGA
- the selA gene encoding L-seryl-tRNA(Sec) selenium transferase, whose amino-acid sequence MDPRDWKGMTDPGMDMTTMDVRRSLPAVDALLGHPDVQEARQRYGHRLTRRAVRQVLNETRRDLAQPASPTTLDVNDLARLVLGHLAELARPASRAVFNLTGTVIHTNLGRSPLAEAAIEAMTQAARHPVALEYDLDSGSRGDRDRLVESLLCELTGAEAATVVNNNAGAVLLALGALGGGREALISRGELIEIGGAFRMPDIMAAAGCRLREVGATNRTHARDFEQAIGEQTGLIVKAHTSNYAITGFTSSVPETRLAEIAHTHGLPFLIDLGSGALTDFAALDLPYEAQPSDAIGAGADVVTFSGDKLLGGPQAGIIVGRHAAIEAIKRHPLKRALRLDKLTLAGLEATLRLYRDSDAPQHDIPTLALLTRPEADIAATGERLLPQVQDLLANVTVTLEPCSSQLGSGSLPVDRLPSRALVWRPQDNQRRLREHHLRRLEAALRDLPRPIIGRLSDGALHLDLRCLVGAEEEKIFLDQLQELQRRYTASDGSKRAIDGRSAAGEAENIVAISVMQGSTP is encoded by the coding sequence ATGGATCCCCGCGACTGGAAGGGGATGACCGACCCCGGCATGGACATGACGACAATGGACGTTCGACGCAGCCTGCCCGCGGTGGATGCACTGCTGGGCCATCCCGACGTGCAAGAGGCCCGCCAGCGATATGGCCATCGCCTCACCCGGCGTGCCGTACGCCAGGTACTGAACGAGACTCGCCGCGACCTGGCGCAGCCGGCCTCCCCCACCACACTCGACGTGAACGACCTGGCACGCCTAGTGCTCGGTCACTTGGCCGAGTTGGCCCGGCCGGCTAGCCGCGCGGTATTCAACCTCACCGGCACCGTCATTCACACCAACCTTGGCCGTTCGCCACTCGCCGAAGCGGCCATCGAAGCCATGACGCAAGCGGCGCGCCATCCGGTGGCGCTGGAGTACGATCTCGACAGCGGCAGTCGCGGCGATCGCGATCGGCTGGTCGAGAGCCTGCTGTGCGAGCTGACCGGTGCCGAGGCCGCCACCGTGGTCAACAACAATGCCGGTGCCGTGCTGCTGGCCCTGGGGGCTCTGGGTGGCGGTCGCGAGGCGCTGATATCGCGCGGCGAACTGATCGAGATCGGCGGCGCCTTTCGCATGCCCGACATCATGGCCGCGGCGGGCTGCCGCCTGCGCGAGGTGGGCGCCACCAACCGCACCCACGCACGCGACTTCGAGCAAGCCATCGGCGAGCAAACCGGACTGATCGTCAAGGCCCACACTTCCAATTACGCCATTACCGGCTTCACCAGCAGCGTTCCCGAGACCCGCCTGGCCGAGATTGCCCACACCCACGGCCTGCCCTTTCTGATTGACCTGGGCAGCGGCGCGCTGACCGATTTCGCCGCCCTCGACTTACCCTACGAAGCGCAGCCCTCCGACGCCATCGGCGCCGGTGCCGACGTGGTCACCTTCAGCGGCGACAAATTGCTGGGCGGCCCTCAAGCCGGCATCATCGTCGGCCGCCATGCAGCGATAGAGGCCATCAAGCGCCACCCGCTCAAGCGTGCCCTGCGCCTGGACAAGCTGACCCTGGCTGGACTCGAGGCCACCCTGCGCCTCTATCGCGACAGCGATGCTCCGCAACACGATATTCCCACCCTGGCACTGCTGACCCGCCCGGAGGCCGACATCGCCGCCACCGGCGAGCGGCTGCTGCCCCAAGTCCAGGACCTGCTTGCCAACGTCACGGTGACGCTGGAGCCATGTTCGAGCCAGCTCGGCAGCGGTTCGCTGCCGGTCGATCGTCTGCCCAGCCGGGCCCTGGTATGGCGGCCCCAGGATAACCAGCGCCGCCTGCGCGAGCACCACCTGCGGCGCCTCGAGGCGGCCCTGCGCGACCTGCCCCGCCCCATCATCGGCCGGCTCAGCGACGGCGCCCTGCATCTCGATCTGCGCTGCCTGGTCGGTGCGGAAGAAGAGAAAATTTTCCTGGACCAGTTGCAAGAACTGCAGCGGCGCTATACGGCCAGCGACGGGAGCAAGCGGGCCATAGATGGTAGGAGCGCTGCCGGCGAGGCAGAGAACATCGTCGCCATCAGCGTCATGCAAGGGAGCACGCCTTGA
- the fdhE gene encoding formate dehydrogenase accessory protein FdhE has product MTHAFGNAPTGVMHPPEVRLPDADHFARRARRLEALAERVAPLGDFLRFMAQLAHAQQVALERTPPSWQPGPEAFALALEHGMPPLNVQALRDDIGVGAELDGLLDALELHVSEAQRTLLDTLRQLSREQVDRLADDVLAGEAGEAHLRGLMPLVAAALQVAWLRLARTLPQAPARPSDEVRTLCPGCGSPPLASVIESDPRYNGVRYLQCGLCATQWYLERSICSVCEQSGKLDYLSLAQESDGAVPLPAQAEACGDCSSYLKIFPRELDVDAEPLADDLASLALDLLLGEEERYRRSGFNPLLIVEG; this is encoded by the coding sequence GTGACACATGCATTCGGCAATGCCCCAACGGGGGTGATGCACCCCCCCGAGGTCCGCCTGCCCGACGCCGACCATTTCGCCCGCCGCGCCCGGCGCCTGGAGGCACTCGCCGAGCGCGTCGCGCCGCTTGGTGATTTCCTGCGTTTCATGGCGCAGCTGGCCCACGCCCAGCAGGTTGCGCTGGAACGCACTCCGCCGAGCTGGCAGCCCGGGCCCGAGGCCTTCGCCCTGGCCCTCGAGCACGGCATGCCGCCGCTCAACGTGCAAGCGCTGCGCGACGACATCGGTGTCGGGGCCGAGCTAGACGGCCTGTTGGACGCGCTCGAGCTGCACGTCAGCGAAGCCCAGCGCACGCTGCTCGATACTCTGCGGCAACTGTCGCGGGAACAGGTCGACCGGCTAGCGGACGATGTGCTCGCGGGCGAAGCCGGAGAGGCCCATCTGCGCGGGCTGATGCCACTGGTGGCCGCCGCGCTGCAGGTTGCATGGCTGCGCCTGGCGCGCACGCTGCCCCAGGCACCGGCGCGCCCCTCCGACGAGGTGCGCACTCTTTGCCCCGGCTGCGGCTCGCCGCCGCTGGCCAGCGTGATCGAATCCGATCCGCGCTACAACGGCGTGCGGTACCTGCAGTGCGGGCTGTGCGCCACCCAGTGGTACCTGGAGCGCTCGATCTGCAGCGTCTGCGAGCAGAGCGGCAAGCTCGACTACTTGAGCCTGGCGCAAGAGAGCGACGGGGCCGTTCCCTTGCCGGCCCAGGCCGAAGCCTGCGGCGACTGCAGCAGCTACCTCAAGATCTTCCCGCGCGAGCTCGACGTCGACGCCGAACCGCTGGCCGACGACCTCGCCAGCCTGGCGCTCGACCTGTTGCTGGGCGAAGAGGAGCGTTACCGGCGTAGCGGCTTCAACCCGCTGCTGATCGTGGAGGGTTAG
- the selB gene encoding selenocysteine-specific translation elongation factor: protein MIVGTAGHVDHGKTALIQQLTGIDTDRLKEEKARGLTIEPGFAYPEMAGGVELGFVDVPGHARFLHHMLAGSAGVDTVLLVVAADDGIMPQTVEHLQILSLLGLDRGLVALTKIDRVDAIRRRQVREEIAALLSDTPLAGAPIVEASSHSGEGVEALRDRLWTLAATQRATPAQGHFRLAVDRVFTKSGTGLVVTGTAFAGDVSRNDEVRLVPAGLKARVRGLRRQHRDSERAQQGDRVALNLAGPGISREAIQRGDWIVAEALETPLLRRLDVQLHLLEGVPAVKHWAPIHVHLGVSRLSGRLSLLEGQRLAPGANMLGQLVLDEPVHACLGDRFVIRDPGGRLTLGGGVVLDGDPPRRGQRRPERLAWLSALTECAAAGPPFDLDPPLRQALERRPDGFDLVAMARNANADAAEMTARIEALGGRVVTAQGQRRAFSQEALAALQARLLDTLAANHEREPSMLGTERGRLARQTMPELPEPVCRELLAALVERGALSAHGPFVALPEHRAALSEADEALWQRLEPFIDAASFQPPRVRDLAIAADLDEALIRSALTACARLGRLYQVRRDHFYLAETVTEMAAILQALEQQHGRIRAAAFRDRIGTGRKLAIHILEFFDRVGYTRRIGDEREIRQAGMWQ from the coding sequence TTGATCGTCGGTACCGCCGGCCATGTCGATCATGGCAAGACCGCCCTGATCCAGCAGCTCACCGGCATCGACACCGACCGCCTCAAAGAGGAAAAGGCGCGCGGGCTGACCATCGAGCCCGGCTTCGCCTATCCCGAGATGGCCGGCGGCGTCGAGCTCGGCTTCGTCGACGTGCCCGGTCATGCCCGCTTCTTGCATCACATGCTGGCAGGCAGCGCCGGCGTCGACACGGTACTGCTGGTGGTGGCCGCCGACGACGGCATCATGCCGCAAACCGTCGAGCATCTGCAGATTCTCAGCCTGCTGGGACTCGATCGCGGCCTGGTGGCACTGACCAAGATCGACCGGGTCGACGCCATACGTCGGCGACAGGTGCGCGAGGAGATCGCCGCGCTACTGAGCGACACGCCGTTGGCCGGAGCGCCGATCGTCGAGGCGTCCAGCCACAGCGGCGAAGGCGTGGAAGCGCTGCGCGACAGGCTATGGACCCTGGCGGCCACCCAGCGCGCCACTCCGGCACAGGGCCATTTTCGTCTTGCCGTCGACCGGGTCTTCACCAAGAGCGGCACCGGGTTGGTGGTGACCGGCACGGCCTTCGCCGGCGACGTAAGCCGGAACGACGAAGTGCGCCTGGTGCCGGCCGGCCTGAAGGCGCGAGTGCGTGGGCTGCGTCGACAGCACCGCGACAGCGAACGGGCTCAGCAGGGCGACCGCGTGGCGCTCAACCTCGCCGGGCCGGGCATCAGCCGCGAGGCGATTCAGCGCGGCGACTGGATCGTGGCCGAAGCGCTGGAGACGCCACTGCTGCGACGCCTAGACGTCCAGCTGCACCTGCTCGAGGGCGTGCCGGCGGTAAAGCACTGGGCGCCGATTCATGTGCACCTGGGCGTCTCCCGGCTCAGCGGCCGGCTTTCGCTGCTCGAGGGCCAGCGGCTCGCCCCGGGAGCGAACATGCTGGGCCAGCTGGTGCTCGACGAACCGGTGCACGCCTGCCTGGGCGATCGCTTCGTGATTCGCGACCCCGGCGGACGCCTCACTCTGGGCGGCGGCGTGGTGCTCGACGGCGACCCGCCCCGCCGCGGCCAGCGCCGCCCCGAGCGCCTGGCCTGGCTCTCGGCACTGACCGAGTGCGCGGCTGCGGGGCCACCATTCGATCTGGATCCACCGCTACGCCAAGCGTTGGAGCGACGGCCCGACGGTTTCGATCTGGTCGCCATGGCGCGCAACGCCAATGCGGATGCGGCGGAGATGACTGCGCGCATTGAGGCCCTAGGCGGCCGGGTCGTCACCGCCCAGGGCCAGCGCCGCGCCTTCTCCCAGGAAGCCTTGGCCGCGCTGCAGGCGCGCCTGCTCGACACCCTCGCCGCCAACCATGAACGTGAGCCTTCGATGCTTGGCACCGAGCGTGGCCGGCTAGCGCGCCAGACCATGCCCGAATTGCCCGAGCCGGTTTGCCGGGAGTTACTGGCGGCGCTGGTTGAGCGCGGGGCCCTGTCCGCCCACGGTCCCTTCGTTGCCCTGCCCGAACACCGCGCGGCACTGAGCGAGGCCGACGAGGCGCTGTGGCAGCGGCTCGAGCCGTTCATCGACGCCGCCTCCTTCCAGCCGCCGCGGGTGCGTGACCTGGCCATCGCCGCGGATCTCGACGAGGCGCTTATTCGCTCCGCCCTCACCGCCTGTGCTCGCCTGGGCCGGCTCTACCAGGTGCGCCGCGACCACTTCTACCTGGCCGAGACGGTGACCGAAATGGCCGCCATTCTGCAGGCGCTGGAACAGCAGCACGGCCGGATACGCGCGGCCGCCTTTCGCGACCGCATCGGCACCGGCCGCAAACTGGCCATTCACATCCTCGAATTCTTTGATAGGGTAGGTTACACGCGCCGCATCGGCGACGAGCGCGAGATTCGCCAAGCAGGCATGTGGCAGTAG
- a CDS encoding formate dehydrogenase subunit delta, which translates to MSRSQLDTLIHMANQIAINNAHYGDAAERIHTHLKKFWARSMKHQIIDYLREDGSQLSPLARQAIEQLAQSQGDACPASA; encoded by the coding sequence ATGAGCCGCAGTCAGCTCGATACCCTGATCCACATGGCGAACCAGATCGCCATCAACAATGCGCATTACGGCGACGCTGCCGAACGCATCCATACCCACCTGAAGAAGTTCTGGGCCCGCAGCATGAAGCATCAGATCATCGACTACCTGCGCGAGGACGGCAGCCAGCTTTCTCCCCTGGCCAGGCAGGCCATCGAGCAACTGGCACAGAGCCAAGGAGATGCTTGTCCGGCGAGTGCCTGA